The Falco cherrug isolate bFalChe1 chromosome 3, bFalChe1.pri, whole genome shotgun sequence genome segment ttaagcATGGGTGTCAAGAGGACGGGACCAGATTCTTTttagtggtgcccagcaacaggacagggcaacaggcacaaactgaagtgCAAGAAGCTctatctgaatatgaggaagaacttcgctttgagggtgacagagccctggcacaggctgcccagagaggctgtggagtctccttctctggagacgttcaaaacctgcctggacgtggctctgtgcaacctgctgtaggtgaacctgctttagcaggggctggactggatgatctccagaggtgccttccaaccctgactgttctgtgattctgtggatTCAACTTTACTGTCTTCCTAGTATCTCCTGTGATTACTGCTTTTGAGATATGaccagaaattaaatgtaaatctTTGGGGATACTGTAAATGAACATTGGTTTATTAGTGGATaaagctgttccttttctttgggACAGGCTGAATAGTTCCAGCTTCCTTCTGTTGGCGATAAAATTATCTGTAATAGAAACCTTACAAGATTGTCGGGTAACAGGAGAATTTAATATGTACAAAACAAAGGTGGTTGATACTGGCATCCTCTCGGGAATGAATAGTGCAGGGTTTTTACATCTACCTactgagggaagagaagaaatgtgAGAATTCTTGTGCTTTATTTAGGAATTTAAATGCCCACAGTCGTCTTCCTCTTAAGTAAATACTTTATAAACATCAACGATATGaacttaaaaatgcttttagcaGACTCTAGTAGTAAAATAACAATTCTTCAGCAAAAGATTTTTATAGGCAGCATTATTTCAACCATTAGCTTTCATAAACTTGAAATTGCCACGCTTATTCCCAGTAGCGCACCATATACATTAAATATACCAAGACAAGTGGAGTGCACCTGTGCCAGGTACAGTACATGAAACTTTGTCTAGTGTAACCCAGATATTGACAGTACTGTTTTTACTTTGGTTACAGTGTGGATGGGGCAACTGGTTTGGTTTCCAAGAAAATTCTAACGCTCCACtttaaatttagttttcatGCCCAGTTGGCATTTGTACCTCAGATGTATGTCGTAATGGATTTGCATCCAAGTTGCctgctgtgtttgaaaaaatactgcGTTTTTCTGAAtaacaatgttttcttttcgttttcttcattctcttttgCAAAGTAACACTGAGTTTGATCAGGAACTGTAGTTGGCTGATTGTGTCGGAGCCTTGTGTGGCTTTAAATCATTCAGTCTGTAGTAAAATTTGCCTGAGTTGTTTTCAGGTAAATATCTGATTAACTCTGTGTTCCCTGTGGATTGGTGTAACCCAGAGTTCcgtctgttttaaaataaatacacttaaGAAAAGAATCTATGCTTCAATGGATTTTTCAGATAAGGACTGAAGCAAGTCCTTATAAATAGCAGAGTTCATAAACCGTGGGTAGGAGTCTCTGTGCATTAAGGTATAAATTTGAAGCTGTGCGTCATCGAAGGTATGTTGTGAGGGTTCCAGCATATTTCGGTTAATAACTTCTCTTACTCTGGAGTCCAGACTGACCTGTGCATTAAAATAGAATGTCACATAAGTAATAGTGGAGAATAGTACACATGAGTTTTCAGGATTGTTGGTtgaaaaagcagtctttttaaaccatttcagctgtttttcaagAGTGTAAAAACTGCTAAACATACTTAGGCAAAAAATGACTGtgttgaaatttggaaatagtAATATCTTGAGTATGGACAGAGAAATGTTCTTACTGAGGTGAGCTTGCTCAAccaaggctgcctgcagccccgcGGTTACAGACACCTGAGACTGGCAGGCTGTCTCCAGACCCGCTTCCTGCTCTGTAGGAGAGAGgatttgtaattttttgtgACAGTTTGTTTCCTTGGGAGTTAGTGCTGTTGTAAAGAGACTGAATTTGGAGTAAGCAGTATGATGCCAGACAGAAAATGTAACCTGGGAAGCTGTCACTTAATCGGGATCCTGTTAAAAACCAGGGTGAATCAATGGGAACCACTGGTATGGCTGTATAATGATTGCATACAACATACAAgtaatgtcttttttcttttttttttttttttttttttctgtaaagctcTAGTGCCTGTAGAAAAATATTAGTATTACTGGAATAGACTGATTAAgatttaaacagcatttttataaGTACATAAGTATAGCTTGCCCCACAAACTATTAAGTTTGACTTTTGGAAGGATATTGGAAGGTTTAAAATTCCAGCCTACTTGGCAGGATTATATTCAAACTGAACTGAGGTGTCTTCAAAACTTGATGTGTTTGCTAACAACAAAGTGacaagtatttttgaaaattttcaggaAGTCAGTGTGTGTGTTCTGTGACATATTTTGTCAGCTGCTCTTTGAGCAATTTTGAGCTTTGCAGATAACACTGTTTGTGGTTTCTGTGCTTTTGGAGAGACGTGTAACACCCCCTTCCtagtgcaaagaaaaaaactgctttGTCCAACAAGTAAAATTTAAGTTGAGCAAGGATAGAGTGATCACCTGTATAGTTGTGCCTCAAACTAAGGAGTTCACATCAGCATGCCAGGGTAGCATAGGAGAAGCTTTCTTCCAGCCAGTGGAAGTAGCGTTGACCATCTCACCTCAACAATGGGTCTGCCTTTTTCTCCTAAATCTCTACTTGATGGCGGTggaatggggtggggggaggggggaggaagtTCTCCCTGAGTATTGTTGTAGCTTTAAACACACATTAGAACTAACTGTTGGGGAAAGTAATATACCTCTTTTGGAGAAAGGATAGAAATATAATCTTCATAAATtagtcttgctttttcttcaatgACACTTTTGTTGGATTCTTGTTTTAGTTCCTCGCAGGCCATccagaaaagcatgttttcctcGCTGAATTCTGTTCGTAGAAACTCACGAAAAGCATTTCTGCCAGCTGGAGTAAGCATCAATTTATCAAATGATTGAGCCCAGCCATTGACTTCTTCAAGAGTAGGGGCAGGGCTTCAGGCAGGAGAGAACAAGAGAGAAATGAACGATTGTTACTCGGACTGTGTGCAAGTGGCAGGAGGCATCTGCCATCACAATGGCACAAAATCACAGGGTTCACAGGGCTGCAATTCCTTGCCAGGACTACCCGAGTGCAAACTCTAGTAAACATATTTGTAAGGTGCCTTTTGAAAGTGTGCTTATTAAAAGCTCAGATGCAGATGATTGCCAGCACTTTGGTGCAGGGATTGAAGTTTACTCTCAAAGTAACTGCAACAAAGAAGTCCCTCTGCAACAactatttgttgttttttgtgtgtatatatatatatatatataaaattttgtCTATACCTCGTAGTTCTTGTTGAATTATTGTTAAAAATTGAATGAAAATATGTAGAAAGAAGCCATGATTCAAACCTCATAAAAGGTACTCTTCTGTCTATTACAGTTTTACAAGTGCTGCTACCTGTTTGAGCAATTCTGAAGAGACAGTTGCTTGACTCTTGGGAGGATCTGAGCTCCTCTCTATTATTTTTACAAGGCTGAGCATTGCCAATTAGCTTCATTACACAGTTGCTGTGTGGGAACaggatgtatttaaaaattatttcagataaaatggAGGCTGTGTTTACAATGCTCTTTTTGATCTGCCATGTTATGAAAGTGGGGATGTGGATTTAGATGCTGCATATAAATAAGGTAAAAGATTATAGATCAGACCTTTGGTTCCTTAGGAGGTAAGAGACAAATGACTGCAAATTCAGCATAAATTGCAAACAGATAATAATAGTTATTTGATATTTCAGGTAATTCACTTTATTTAGTCTGATTTGTTGGGATTTGTTTCGTTTTATCTTGACAGAACACTTGGTAAATACCATACCTTTCCTCGCAGTTTGGAATACCCTCTGCTTGGAGTTCATGAGATGTTCTCCTTGCTCTCTCTTCATCTTGATTTCTAACAGTAAGACTGCAAGGTAGCAAACAAAATTTTAGCCAGCTTCATAGAGGAAAAGGCTGAATGTACAGCAGATGCTTTTCctctgatattaaaaaaaaaaaatcagctaaaaGGACAGAAGCTAACAGTAGCCACATTACTCATAGTTATGCTCTGACATTAATTTTACAGTTGTATAAACCTGGAAAACTTTAATGTAGCTGAATGCTGTTCAGTAATGTATCATGTAGACTTTCTATACAGAGGTCATAAATTCATAGAATTtctcaggttggaagggacccataaagatcattgagtccaattGTCTGTATGTATGTGTACGTGAgtatatctgtatatatatatggggtatatatgtatacatgtgtaCCTTACCAGATACCAAAT includes the following:
- the RGS20 gene encoding regulator of G-protein signaling 20 isoform X2 translates to MWRQVLLYFRTHSYHADNCQAKETLQNEDDVKAAQWIFKPMGSERMEMRKRQMSTTQETPGTAQAQHSTGNRGSNACCFCWCCCCSCSCLTVRNQDEERARRTSHELQAEGIPNCEESPAPTLEEVNGWAQSFDKLMLTPAGRNAFREFLRTEFSEENMLFWMACEELKQESNKSVIEEKARLIYEDYISILSPKEVSLDSRVREVINRNMLEPSQHTFDDAQLQIYTLMHRDSYPRFMNSAIYKDLLQSLSEKSIEA
- the RGS20 gene encoding regulator of G-protein signaling 20 isoform X3 translates to MRGAGKPPSPGAQPASTGGEAGEDSRRGPAADPPMGSERMEMRKRQMSTTQETPGTAQAQHSTGNRGSNACCFCWCCCCSCSCLTVRNQDEERARRTSHELQAEGIPNCEESPAPTLEEVNGWAQSFDKLMLTPAGRNAFREFLRTEFSEENMLFWMACEELKQESNKSVIEEKARLIYEDYISILSPKEVSLDSRVREVINRNMLEPSQHTFDDAQLQIYTLMHRDSYPRFMNSAIYKDLLQSLSEKSIEA